The following proteins are encoded in a genomic region of uncultured Vibrio sp.:
- a CDS encoding glycosyltransferase family 9 protein, with protein MFTSAPSSLCILRLSAIGDVCNTIATVQAIQKQWPSTQITWITGKLESQLLAAIDGVEVIVFDKKAGLEGYKALWKQLKGREFDALLHMQYAIRASVATLGIKAKYKLGFSSDRSQDFQTLFTNVKVPSPQSLHVADGLMAFAQQIGVPKAELDWTLTYSAQDKEWAETHISGDKPNLLLVPGASKAYKNWNAEGYVDVIGHARTKGWNVILAGSPAQVELDLAENIQSRLDDPCLNLVGQSSILQMLALIDNVEMVIAPDTGPAHMASAMNTPIIGLYAHHNPARVGPYRYLQYVVSVYEDVILSETGKTSQELSWRSRAKDEKAMNRISSTQVINMFDQVIEDLYPQY; from the coding sequence ATGTTCACTTCTGCCCCTTCGTCATTATGCATCTTGCGTTTATCCGCTATTGGAGACGTTTGTAATACCATCGCTACTGTGCAAGCGATTCAAAAACAGTGGCCAAGCACTCAAATTACCTGGATTACAGGCAAACTAGAGTCTCAGTTGTTAGCGGCTATTGATGGTGTCGAAGTCATAGTATTCGATAAAAAGGCAGGCTTAGAAGGCTATAAAGCGCTGTGGAAACAGTTAAAAGGCCGTGAGTTTGATGCCCTTTTGCACATGCAATACGCTATTCGAGCTAGCGTAGCGACGTTGGGTATTAAGGCAAAGTACAAGCTTGGCTTTTCTTCTGATAGAAGTCAGGATTTTCAGACACTGTTTACCAATGTCAAAGTGCCTTCCCCGCAATCTCTGCATGTCGCAGATGGCTTAATGGCTTTTGCCCAGCAAATAGGAGTTCCCAAAGCAGAGCTAGATTGGACACTTACCTACTCAGCGCAAGATAAAGAGTGGGCAGAGACTCATATTTCTGGTGACAAACCAAACCTATTACTCGTGCCGGGAGCCAGTAAAGCTTATAAAAATTGGAATGCCGAAGGGTATGTTGACGTAATTGGCCATGCGAGAACTAAAGGTTGGAACGTCATTCTTGCAGGTAGTCCAGCACAAGTAGAGTTGGACCTTGCAGAGAATATTCAGTCTCGCTTGGATGACCCATGCCTAAATTTAGTAGGCCAAAGTTCTATTCTACAAATGCTCGCTTTGATTGATAACGTAGAAATGGTCATCGCTCCAGATACAGGGCCGGCACATATGGCAAGTGCTATGAACACACCGATTATTGGTTTGTATGCCCACCATAACCCGGCTCGCGTGGGCCCATACCGCTACTTACAATATGTAGTATCGGTTTACGAAGATGTCATTTTGTCGGAAACAGGAAAAACGAGTCAAGAACTGAGCTGGAGATCTCGTGCAAAAGATGAAAAGGCGATGAACCGAATTTCAAGTACTCAAGTGATAAACATGTTCGATCAAGTCATAGAAGATTTGTACCCGCAATATTAG
- a CDS encoding diacylglycerol kinase: protein MSKTTPEQSQESGKPGNTGVKRIIKATGYSIQGLKAAFKHEAAVRQELALLSIAVILAGLVDVGMIERILLIGVVVLVLIVELLNSAIEAVVDRIGVEHHELSGRAKDIGSAAVMVALTFAGFTWLYILASRYLG from the coding sequence ATGTCAAAGACTACACCAGAACAATCGCAAGAATCAGGGAAGCCAGGTAATACGGGCGTAAAACGCATTATCAAAGCAACTGGTTACTCTATACAGGGATTAAAAGCCGCTTTTAAACATGAAGCCGCCGTTCGACAAGAGCTCGCTTTGCTGAGTATTGCTGTGATCTTGGCAGGCTTGGTTGATGTCGGGATGATCGAGCGTATCTTATTGATTGGTGTGGTGGTATTAGTACTGATTGTGGAACTGCTGAATTCAGCCATAGAAGCGGTAGTAGACCGCATCGGTGTTGAACACCATGAGTTAAGTGGTCGCGCTAAAGATATAGGATCCGCAGCCGTTATGGTTGCGTTAACTTTTGCTGGCTTTACCTGGCTTTACATATTGGCCAGTCGCTACTTGGGCTAG
- a CDS encoding acylneuraminate cytidylyltransferase family protein: protein MSRQHIALITARGGSKGLPRKNILPAHGTPLIGWTIKAALDCANIDRVFVSTEDDEIAKISRQFGAEIIVRPDELASDTSSSIDVISHAIGWLEDHHIETPWMTLLQPTSPLRTATHIEQALNLLQHKNAHLVISVFEPSHTPVKAYLEQENGSIEGLYSNEAPYTRRQDLPRAFQPNGAIYAFSVAEFKRNNHFPRTQVFPYIMSEADSADVDTLEDLMVVEQRLKEMNP, encoded by the coding sequence ATGAGCAGACAACACATTGCATTAATCACGGCAAGAGGTGGCTCTAAAGGGCTGCCACGAAAAAACATACTGCCAGCCCACGGGACCCCCTTAATTGGCTGGACGATTAAAGCGGCACTTGATTGCGCTAACATTGACCGTGTATTCGTTTCAACAGAAGATGATGAAATAGCCAAGATCAGTCGTCAATTTGGTGCAGAGATTATTGTTCGCCCAGATGAACTGGCTTCGGATACCTCAAGTAGTATCGATGTCATCTCCCATGCGATTGGCTGGCTCGAAGACCATCATATCGAGACTCCATGGATGACGTTGCTACAACCAACATCGCCACTACGCACCGCCACGCATATCGAGCAAGCACTCAACCTCTTACAACACAAAAATGCTCATTTGGTTATCAGCGTTTTTGAACCATCGCACACTCCTGTGAAGGCATATCTTGAACAAGAAAACGGTTCAATCGAAGGTCTTTACAGTAATGAGGCGCCCTATACACGGCGACAAGATTTACCACGCGCTTTCCAACCAAACGGAGCTATCTACGCTTTTTCGGTTGCAGAGTTTAAGCGTAACAACCACTTCCCAAGAACTCAGGTATTCCCGTATATCATGTCAGAAGCAGACTCTGCGGATGTAGATACTCTTGAAGATCTCATGGTTGTTGAACAAAGATTAAAGGAAATGAATCCATGA
- a CDS encoding N-acetylneuraminate synthase family protein — MTNPVFEISGRKIGLDFDPLVIAEIGINHEGSLKVAYEMVDAAIEGGAEIIKHQTHVVEDEMSGEAKSVVPGNADVSIYDIMERCALNEEDETKLKVYVESKGAIFISTPFSRAAALRLERMNVPAYKIGSGECNNYPLLDLIASFGKPIILSTGMNDIPSIEKAVRIFRKHSTPFCLLHTTNLYPTPDHLIRLGAMEQLQAAFPDAVVGLSDHSIDNLACLGAVAGGASVLERHFTDSKDRPGPDIVCSMDAKECAELIAQSKRMAQMRGGKKEAAKEEQVTIDFAYASVVTIAEIKEGEAFTRDNLWVKRPGTGDFLAEDYEALLGKTAAQTIPADIQLKKECVK, encoded by the coding sequence ATGACAAACCCTGTATTTGAAATCTCTGGACGTAAAATTGGTCTGGACTTCGACCCTCTCGTCATTGCCGAAATTGGCATCAATCACGAAGGCTCACTCAAGGTAGCCTACGAGATGGTCGACGCAGCAATCGAAGGTGGTGCAGAAATTATTAAGCACCAAACCCATGTTGTTGAAGATGAAATGAGCGGTGAAGCCAAAAGTGTTGTACCCGGCAATGCTGATGTGTCCATCTACGACATTATGGAACGTTGCGCCCTGAATGAAGAAGATGAAACGAAACTCAAAGTGTATGTTGAATCAAAGGGTGCGATTTTTATTAGTACGCCATTTTCTCGAGCAGCGGCACTGCGCCTAGAGCGCATGAACGTACCAGCATACAAGATTGGATCAGGTGAATGTAATAATTACCCATTGCTGGATCTGATCGCAAGTTTTGGCAAGCCTATCATTCTCAGCACTGGCATGAATGACATCCCTTCGATTGAGAAAGCGGTGCGCATCTTCCGCAAGCATAGTACTCCATTCTGCTTATTGCACACCACTAACCTGTACCCTACACCAGACCATCTAATCCGCCTTGGTGCGATGGAGCAACTTCAAGCGGCCTTCCCTGATGCAGTCGTTGGCCTGTCGGATCACAGTATCGACAACCTTGCTTGCTTAGGGGCTGTTGCAGGCGGTGCATCTGTACTTGAGCGCCACTTTACCGACAGCAAAGATCGCCCAGGCCCTGACATTGTATGCTCGATGGATGCGAAAGAATGCGCCGAGCTAATCGCACAATCTAAACGTATGGCACAGATGCGGGGCGGTAAGAAAGAAGCAGCGAAAGAAGAGCAAGTGACCATTGATTTTGCCTATGCGAGTGTCGTGACAATTGCTGAAATAAAAGAAGGGGAAGCGTTTACCCGTGATAACCTTTGGGTTAAACGTCCTGGAACAGGTGACTTCCTTGCTGAAGACTATGAGGCATTGCTCGGAAAAACGGCAGCACAAACAATTCCGGCGGATATCCAACTGAAGAAAGAGTGCGTTAAATAA
- a CDS encoding glycosyltransferase 52 family protein: protein MNLFLVTSPLQYICALEAKEYFACKNNILLLVNQKSEHGLKQQEKIIDKSEWQHVVTISRDNRSKQVPSAIKQIKAILADRTLEQFFYAEYNGWRTKLLLKNLPVEKEIYFDDGTMTLLEYGNYILPGKPYSRPRFLVDLKVRLSGCQPIGTLPPSDNLEIFSMFELAPSSFKLHNNHLGALKRRYGNPQLYSPSAPIGIIGQGAIGDKNQTSVDEYVQSILELAQYITAEIIYFPHRTEKSAVREKLESHPKIQYHYSEYPMEIELIDKKIALSALVGDYSTAMFTCRKLYPDMPIIARNVYHRDPLFLEELVKQLTSCRVKIIDSLTSLTEDFSQLDSGIPAADH from the coding sequence ATGAACCTATTTCTCGTGACTTCTCCTCTTCAATACATTTGTGCACTTGAAGCGAAAGAGTACTTTGCCTGTAAAAATAATATCCTGTTATTGGTAAACCAAAAAAGTGAACACGGACTGAAGCAGCAAGAGAAGATCATCGACAAGAGTGAATGGCAACATGTGGTCACGATTAGCCGAGATAATCGCAGCAAACAGGTACCTAGCGCCATCAAGCAAATCAAAGCCATTTTGGCTGACCGTACATTAGAGCAATTTTTCTATGCGGAATACAATGGCTGGCGCACCAAATTACTACTCAAGAACTTACCTGTAGAGAAAGAAATCTACTTTGATGATGGCACCATGACGTTGCTTGAGTACGGGAATTATATTCTACCTGGCAAGCCTTACTCTCGTCCGAGATTCTTGGTCGATCTCAAAGTCCGCCTAAGTGGTTGTCAGCCGATTGGTACTTTGCCACCGTCTGATAACCTGGAAATATTCTCGATGTTTGAGTTAGCCCCGTCTAGCTTCAAATTACATAACAACCACTTAGGTGCCTTAAAACGTCGCTATGGAAACCCACAACTGTACAGCCCATCGGCGCCAATTGGCATTATCGGCCAAGGTGCTATTGGGGATAAAAATCAGACAAGCGTTGATGAGTATGTCCAATCGATTCTTGAGTTAGCGCAATATATTACTGCTGAGATTATCTACTTCCCACACCGGACAGAAAAATCCGCCGTCCGTGAAAAGCTAGAAAGTCACCCAAAAATTCAGTATCACTACAGTGAATACCCAATGGAAATTGAGCTCATAGACAAGAAAATTGCGCTCTCTGCTCTGGTTGGTGATTACTCCACCGCCATGTTTACTTGTCGTAAGCTTTATCCTGATATGCCAATTATTGCTCGGAACGTGTATCATCGCGATCCACTATTTCTGGAAGAGCTTGTTAAGCAGCTTACCAGCTGTCGTGTTAAAATTATTGATAGCCTAACCTCCTTAACTGAGGACTTTTCTCAGTTGGATAGCGGCATTCCAGCAGCGGATCATTAA
- a CDS encoding glycosyltransferase family 2 protein, with the protein MSKPTLAVALIVKNEEKHLKACLDTVKDWVDEIVILDSGSTDSTESIARQYTNKFYTNLDWPGFGKQRQLAQTYIESDFVLWLDADERVTDELRQDILHAISQHNDKNVYQVNRLTTAFAKEIRHSGWSPDWVVRLYKTSQTQYNDALVHESVVIPDGFNIVSLNGRLKHFTYERLGEYTRKTQLYMQSWADQREGKKTASLLSAFTHGFFRFFKMYIIKRGFLDGRHGFLLAVLSANTTFTRYADLWLRDYVKKHNKEQ; encoded by the coding sequence TTGTCTAAACCAACCTTAGCCGTTGCCTTAATCGTAAAAAATGAAGAGAAGCACTTAAAAGCTTGTCTAGACACAGTAAAAGATTGGGTCGATGAGATAGTCATCCTTGATTCTGGAAGTACTGATAGTACTGAATCCATCGCAAGGCAATACACAAATAAGTTTTATACCAACTTAGATTGGCCAGGTTTTGGAAAGCAGCGCCAACTTGCACAAACTTATATCGAATCAGATTTCGTTCTTTGGCTAGATGCCGATGAGCGTGTGACTGACGAACTGCGCCAAGACATACTGCATGCCATCAGTCAGCACAACGACAAAAACGTCTACCAAGTTAATCGTCTAACCACAGCCTTTGCCAAAGAAATTCGTCACTCCGGTTGGTCTCCTGACTGGGTAGTCCGTTTGTATAAGACTTCACAAACTCAATACAATGATGCATTGGTACACGAAAGCGTGGTGATTCCAGATGGATTTAACATCGTGTCATTGAACGGACGACTCAAGCACTTTACCTATGAAAGACTGGGTGAATACACACGAAAAACTCAACTGTATATGCAGTCTTGGGCTGACCAGCGAGAAGGAAAAAAAACAGCTTCTCTACTTAGTGCATTTACACACGGTTTTTTTCGATTCTTTAAGATGTATATCATCAAGCGTGGCTTTTTAGATGGGCGACACGGCTTTTTGCTAGCGGTGTTAAGCGCAAATACCACTTTTACCCGTTATGCCGATCTGTGGCTGCGTGACTACGTGAAAAAACACAACAAAGAGCAATAG
- the waaA gene encoding lipid IV(A) 3-deoxy-D-manno-octulosonic acid transferase, which produces MLIRLIYTLLLALASPILLFGLYKSKPNKPKFGSRWKEHFGITPKLNTDQRPIWIHAVSVGESIAAAPLIKALKKQNPEQTILVTTTTSTGAEQVSKLGDLVEHRYMPIDFSFAVKGFLKATNPKQMLIIETELWPNTLNTVHKAGIPITVVNARLSEKSCRNYAKVQALFDLLHPCLTQVLCQAKSDAARFERLGVERNKLSVTGSIKFDIQISDDVKAKGKELRSALGEQRPAWIAASTHKGEDEQVLNAHKKVLESYPDALLILVPRHPERFDSVFELCQEQGFATIRRTTDLAVEPTAQVYLGDTMGEMLILIGAADVCFMGGSLIGDKVGGHNVLEPAALGVPVITGPSYYNFKSIVDKLTKVEGIVICANSDEIADSLLRWLNMSTAELNKAIHSAKLILKTSSGSIAKTIDNLEKV; this is translated from the coding sequence ATGTTAATTAGACTCATTTATACCCTGTTGCTGGCTTTGGCTTCGCCGATTCTTTTGTTTGGTTTGTATAAAAGCAAACCAAACAAACCTAAATTTGGCTCGCGCTGGAAAGAACATTTCGGAATTACGCCAAAGCTTAACACTGACCAACGACCAATATGGATTCATGCCGTATCGGTCGGTGAAAGCATCGCTGCAGCACCACTAATAAAGGCGCTAAAAAAGCAAAACCCTGAGCAAACGATTCTGGTTACCACAACAACCAGCACCGGGGCAGAACAAGTGTCAAAATTAGGTGATTTAGTGGAGCACCGATACATGCCGATCGACTTTAGCTTTGCGGTAAAAGGTTTCTTGAAAGCCACAAATCCCAAGCAAATGCTGATCATTGAGACTGAGCTTTGGCCAAATACCCTTAACACGGTACACAAAGCCGGGATTCCAATTACTGTGGTCAACGCACGTTTGTCTGAAAAGTCATGCCGAAACTACGCCAAAGTACAAGCACTGTTTGACTTGCTGCATCCTTGCTTAACGCAGGTACTTTGTCAGGCGAAATCCGACGCAGCCAGATTTGAACGCTTGGGCGTTGAACGAAACAAACTATCGGTAACTGGTTCAATAAAGTTCGATATCCAAATTTCAGACGATGTGAAAGCAAAAGGAAAAGAACTACGTTCTGCTCTTGGCGAACAAAGACCCGCCTGGATAGCAGCAAGCACGCATAAGGGCGAAGACGAGCAAGTGCTCAACGCACATAAGAAAGTGCTTGAATCCTATCCGGATGCCTTACTGATCCTTGTCCCTCGCCACCCGGAGCGTTTTGATAGCGTTTTTGAACTTTGCCAGGAACAAGGCTTTGCAACCATTCGCCGTACCACAGACTTAGCAGTCGAACCCACCGCACAAGTCTATCTTGGTGATACCATGGGTGAGATGTTGATTTTAATCGGCGCAGCCGATGTCTGCTTTATGGGGGGAAGCCTAATTGGTGATAAGGTTGGCGGGCATAACGTATTGGAACCAGCAGCGCTTGGCGTGCCAGTTATTACCGGGCCTAGTTATTATAACTTCAAAAGTATTGTTGATAAACTCACCAAAGTTGAAGGGATCGTTATTTGCGCGAACAGTGATGAAATTGCGGATTCACTACTTCGATGGTTAAACATGTCTACTGCAGAGCTGAATAAAGCCATTCATTCTGCAAAATTGATTTTAAAAACAAGCTCTGGCTCTATTGCTAAAACTATCGATAATTTGGAAAAAGTATAA
- a CDS encoding glycosyltransferase family 4 protein — translation MNICHVNLASGYHGGENQTLQLIQQQVKLGYNLTVVANPKSPFADAIRKMNVKLVLATHFTKAHSRSVTQNCSLIHVHEGRAIYWALIQHMLYGKPYIITRRIDNPLKKKWLANLAYSKASAVVGLSTAIVQRVKDAYPTSTTYKIPSSPVVYPVDEQAVQTIRERFADKFLVIHGANMLKHKGFNVTIEAARRLKDIAPSVHICLLGDGPERQTLEAKAEGLTNISFEGKQNNMGDWFSAADLQIHPSYTEGLGSVILEGMGSGLPIIGTNTGGIPDIIDHNSNGLLVEPGNPQELADAIVKISQDEELKQHFITQGQEKLKLFDINYTANQYVDIYEKVLR, via the coding sequence ATGAATATTTGCCATGTGAATTTGGCTTCTGGCTACCATGGAGGAGAAAACCAAACCCTCCAACTCATCCAGCAGCAGGTCAAGTTGGGTTATAACCTTACGGTAGTCGCTAACCCTAAAAGCCCTTTTGCCGATGCCATCCGTAAAATGAACGTTAAGCTAGTACTGGCGACTCACTTTACTAAGGCACACTCTAGATCTGTAACCCAAAATTGTTCACTGATTCATGTTCATGAAGGGCGCGCGATTTACTGGGCTCTCATTCAACACATGCTTTATGGTAAGCCCTATATCATCACGCGTCGTATCGATAACCCTTTGAAGAAAAAGTGGTTAGCAAATTTAGCCTACTCTAAAGCAAGTGCGGTGGTTGGCTTGAGCACAGCCATTGTTCAGAGAGTCAAAGACGCCTACCCAACGTCTACCACTTACAAAATACCAAGCTCCCCAGTAGTATATCCTGTAGATGAACAAGCTGTACAAACCATAAGAGAGCGCTTTGCCGACAAATTTTTGGTTATCCATGGCGCTAACATGCTCAAACATAAAGGCTTCAATGTCACTATCGAAGCGGCAAGGCGACTAAAAGACATAGCCCCCTCTGTTCACATCTGCTTGTTAGGTGATGGCCCTGAGCGACAAACGCTTGAAGCAAAAGCTGAAGGCCTAACTAACATCAGTTTTGAAGGCAAACAGAATAATATGGGTGACTGGTTTTCAGCGGCAGACTTACAAATACACCCTTCGTATACCGAGGGGCTTGGTTCTGTCATTTTGGAAGGAATGGGCTCTGGTTTACCCATCATTGGTACTAATACTGGTGGTATTCCTGACATCATCGACCACAATTCAAACGGATTACTCGTTGAGCCAGGCAATCCTCAAGAATTGGCAGATGCAATAGTGAAAATTTCCCAAGATGAAGAATTGAAGCAACACTTCATCACTCAGGGACAAGAAAAATTAAAATTGTTTGATATCAACTACACTGCTAATCAATACGTAGACATATACGAGAAAGTTTTACGATGA
- a CDS encoding 3-deoxy-D-manno-octulosonic acid kinase, protein MIQQYQDNNQVIWFDDEFVTNPSQPIFDPEYWQSVNKIVGTATGRGTTWFVQLDTMQAALRHYRRGGLFGKLVKDQYWFSGWDKTRSAEEFQLLLTLIKAGVNVPRPIAARAVKVGLTYQADLLSERIPNARDLVSILQERSLSKAMYKKIGQEIAKMHNAGVNHTDLNIHNILIDDKDKVWIIDFDKCRKQEHGKWEKQNLERLLRSFKKEKVKCNIKWQQKGFEELLNGYDQSITK, encoded by the coding sequence ATGATTCAACAGTATCAAGATAACAATCAGGTCATTTGGTTTGATGATGAGTTCGTTACAAATCCAAGTCAGCCTATTTTTGACCCAGAATACTGGCAGTCAGTGAATAAGATTGTTGGCACTGCTACGGGACGCGGTACGACCTGGTTTGTTCAGCTTGATACTATGCAAGCTGCCTTGCGTCATTATCGTCGGGGCGGATTGTTCGGAAAGTTGGTTAAAGATCAGTATTGGTTTTCTGGCTGGGATAAAACACGCAGTGCTGAAGAGTTTCAGCTTTTACTAACGTTGATAAAAGCGGGAGTTAACGTCCCTCGACCGATCGCGGCACGCGCTGTTAAAGTCGGACTCACATACCAAGCCGATTTGTTAAGTGAGCGGATTCCGAATGCCAGAGATTTGGTTAGCATTTTACAAGAGCGTTCGTTATCGAAAGCAATGTATAAAAAAATTGGGCAAGAAATTGCCAAAATGCACAATGCTGGCGTGAATCACACCGACTTAAATATCCACAACATATTGATTGATGATAAAGATAAAGTGTGGATTATTGATTTTGATAAGTGCCGTAAACAAGAGCATGGTAAATGGGAAAAGCAAAATCTGGAAAGACTGTTGCGTTCCTTTAAAAAAGAAAAAGTTAAGTGCAACATTAAATGGCAGCAGAAAGGTTTTGAAGAGTTACTAAACGGATATGATCAAAGCATTACAAAATAA
- the neuC gene encoding UDP-N-acetylglucosamine 2-epimerase, with amino-acid sequence MKKILFLTGTRADFGKLKSLIQKVEEHAEFDAHIFITGMHMIAKYGMTANEVEKAGFKSLYKYINQNGHDSMDVVLSKTIQGLSDYVKELRPDMIVVHGDRVEAMAGAIVGSLNNILVAHIEGGEVSGTIDELIRHSVSKMSHLHFVSNEAAKSRLIQLGESETSIFVIGSPDLDIMTSPNLPSLSNAKSRYGIPYNDYSVFMYHPVTTEVDRLQENITNTIDALLESNENYVVIYPNNDHGSEIIINALKRLSGNPQFKVFPSIRFEYFLTLLKNADLMIGNSSAGVREMPFYGIPSINLGSRQDNRSSAPSIINAPESKTEILGAIGKAKSRQFEPIEEFGSGNSDSLFLKSLSNKETWLTSKQKIFVDR; translated from the coding sequence ATGAAGAAAATATTGTTCTTGACTGGTACTCGTGCAGATTTTGGTAAGTTAAAGAGCCTGATTCAGAAAGTTGAAGAGCACGCTGAGTTTGACGCTCACATTTTTATTACTGGCATGCATATGATCGCAAAATATGGCATGACTGCGAATGAAGTAGAAAAAGCGGGCTTCAAGTCACTCTATAAATACATCAATCAAAATGGACATGACTCCATGGATGTGGTGTTATCAAAAACGATTCAAGGGCTGTCAGACTACGTAAAAGAATTGCGACCTGACATGATTGTCGTACATGGAGATCGCGTTGAAGCTATGGCTGGTGCCATTGTCGGCTCATTGAACAATATTTTAGTCGCCCATATTGAAGGTGGCGAGGTATCAGGAACCATTGATGAACTCATTCGTCATTCCGTTTCTAAAATGTCTCACCTTCACTTTGTCTCTAATGAGGCCGCAAAATCTCGTTTGATACAGTTAGGAGAATCTGAAACGTCTATCTTTGTTATTGGTTCTCCCGATCTCGATATAATGACGTCACCGAATCTGCCGTCTCTGAGTAATGCTAAGTCTCGATACGGTATCCCTTATAATGACTATTCCGTCTTCATGTATCACCCTGTGACAACCGAGGTCGATCGTCTCCAAGAGAATATCACCAACACCATTGATGCTCTTCTTGAAAGTAATGAAAATTACGTTGTCATTTACCCTAACAATGACCATGGATCAGAAATTATTATCAATGCATTAAAACGACTATCAGGCAATCCTCAATTTAAAGTTTTCCCAAGTATTCGATTCGAGTACTTTTTGACTCTATTGAAGAATGCCGACTTAATGATTGGTAATTCCAGTGCAGGCGTAAGAGAAATGCCATTCTATGGAATACCATCAATCAACCTTGGCTCCCGACAAGATAATCGTTCCAGTGCTCCGTCGATAATCAATGCTCCTGAGTCCAAGACAGAGATACTGGGTGCGATAGGAAAAGCGAAGTCTCGTCAATTTGAACCAATAGAAGAATTTGGTAGCGGTAACAGTGATAGTCTGTTTCTCAAGTCGCTATCAAACAAAGAAACTTGGCTAACTAGTAAACAAAAAATATTTGTTGATAGATAG
- a CDS encoding glycosyltransferase, producing MHFLHHTPDLSATGGSRNILDLSQYLCAQGHEVSIIIDANRIAFNVDPRIKLYLLKKGKLSPLSNQSQESAIDNYKSKKKKKAKKRTAFKRAIRKIQNIKRYFIKLLVFPVNYSIIRSFVAKNNIDFIASHNMYTFFEHFFYYPKDKFALMLRNSPNEVFLERGVVRLLPFKHYFNQRLCLGVSQATIDEIKALQFGVLDRSFAIYNPFDFNTIRENAKATPNCDYDIYNKRYILSLSSLDKRKRIDRILYALAQSSDKNIELVLVGTGPTQVELTELAESLGLSHRVHFLGFQDNPYPFIKQADMLVLASDSEGLPTVLIESLICGTPVISTDCPCGPSEILVDDLKEYLIPITNIKEEVIHHGIATCIDKLVQNRLPIEERHVARFSKESVVQNWINVASRDNERT from the coding sequence GTGCACTTTCTACACCACACTCCCGATCTTTCAGCCACAGGTGGAAGTCGAAATATTCTGGATCTCTCACAATACCTTTGTGCCCAAGGTCATGAGGTTTCGATCATAATAGACGCTAATCGAATCGCTTTTAATGTCGATCCGAGAATAAAATTGTACCTACTAAAGAAAGGGAAGCTGTCACCGCTTTCAAATCAGTCACAAGAAAGTGCCATTGACAACTATAAGAGTAAGAAAAAGAAAAAAGCGAAAAAAAGAACCGCTTTTAAAAGAGCAATTAGAAAGATCCAGAACATAAAGAGATACTTTATCAAGCTTCTGGTTTTTCCGGTTAACTACTCCATCATCCGAAGCTTTGTTGCTAAAAATAACATTGACTTTATTGCCAGTCATAATATGTACACCTTCTTTGAGCATTTCTTCTATTATCCGAAAGACAAATTCGCATTAATGTTACGAAATTCGCCAAATGAAGTATTTTTAGAGCGGGGCGTTGTTAGACTTCTTCCTTTTAAACATTACTTTAATCAACGTTTGTGTCTTGGTGTTTCCCAAGCAACCATTGATGAAATCAAGGCTCTTCAATTCGGTGTACTAGACCGTAGCTTCGCTATTTATAATCCTTTTGATTTCAACACAATTAGGGAAAACGCGAAAGCCACCCCAAATTGTGACTACGACATATATAACAAGCGGTATATTTTATCCCTGTCGTCATTAGATAAAAGAAAACGTATAGATAGAATTCTGTACGCTTTGGCCCAGTCATCTGATAAAAACATTGAGTTGGTTCTGGTTGGTACAGGCCCAACGCAAGTGGAGTTGACTGAGCTAGCAGAATCTCTCGGACTAAGCCATCGCGTGCATTTTTTAGGGTTTCAAGACAATCCTTACCCATTTATTAAACAAGCGGATATGTTAGTTCTGGCTTCCGATTCTGAGGGCTTACCTACTGTTCTCATTGAATCTTTGATCTGCGGGACACCAGTGATTTCGACAGATTGCCCTTGTGGGCCAAGTGAAATCCTAGTTGATGATTTAAAAGAGTATTTGATACCTATCACCAATATTAAAGAAGAAGTCATCCATCACGGAATCGCAACCTGCATCGACAAACTGGTACAAAATAGGCTACCAATTGAAGAAAGGCATGTGGCCAGATTTAGCAAAGAATCGGTTGTGCAAAACTGGATAAATGTAGCGAGCAGAGATAACGAACGCACATAA